One Peptostreptococcus equinus genomic window carries:
- a CDS encoding helix-turn-helix transcriptional regulator → MRSSINSDELKKARLSKLIYQKELAEMLGISNKQYSLKETGISEFTRREISLLAKYLELSLEDVSIIFLDDFLHLRNN, encoded by the coding sequence ATGCGAAGTTCAATTAATTCAGACGAATTAAAAAAAGCTAGGCTTTCAAAATTGATATACCAAAAAGAGCTAGCAGAAATGTTAGGAATATCAAATAAACAGTATAGCTTAAAAGAAACAGGTATTAGTGAGTTTACTAGAAGAGAAATCTCATTGTTAGCAAAGTATTTAGAATTATCACTAGAGGACGTATCTATAATTTTTTTGGATGACTTCTTACACTTACGTAATAATTAA
- a CDS encoding helix-turn-helix domain-containing protein, translating into MSNLVKRLNECIEDYGISRTELSKRTGLTQATISRYLSNKMTPTGENLALLADVFDVSVDYLLGRTDIKEINRGDKIETIAANRDGGVLDEITNMDDLKKLILETVKEDKNK; encoded by the coding sequence TTGAGCAACTTAGTAAAAAGACTAAATGAGTGTATAGAGGATTATGGAATATCAAGAACTGAATTAAGTAAAAGAACCGGACTAACACAAGCAACAATATCTAGGTATTTGTCAAACAAGATGACACCTACTGGCGAAAATTTAGCTTTATTAGCGGATGTGTTTGATGTTTCTGTTGATTATCTATTGGGCAGAACTGATATAAAAGAGATTAATAGAGGTGATAAAATCGAAACTATAGCTGCTAATAGAGATGGCGGTGTCCTTGATGAAATAACAAACATGGACGATCTAAAAAAGCTTATATTAGAGACTGTAAAAGAAGATAAAAATAAGTAG
- a CDS encoding TerB N-terminal domain-containing protein: MGFLSKIFAKKESQNNLEKNNKYSAVYWNDNINIPNEIVDLMWFYDGPRKNLSSNEEVYKNENISLIFSIHEPSAISITLPIGNKIKASKLGYFPSYEKLNPDERYTYLKWLEDISQPIDIGYVFIFYYGLERNILNNRNVKESEDMIIKLRKYHNNSSFQFYSNDALILSSVIRKDFDLLNFTINQNSDFATKLSFKAFKNKFLSAYDIYDIGKSSTKYVNRRYINSNPNEFILVIKNVLIKLFNEDIYDISHINVNDVPLDIDIVIANYSIESELRSIKMPNILGNTIIDGTIKQILENSNEIVKILLKESKKISNNEDVFNDNHIRSIIDLQNIQLKQIEYKISNIYVGSKSKENPKFSRTEKEDKLSHEFSLKYSSQISNQEDKIYKASWKVADLDTRDKKINQYKKCLDLYENFKDFCYSKGDGGKIYFDDMWEHCHNSSDPCFSFGDRERDRMNELIKERDIYLPGILDTINKNDGVIQKDIYTLLPDIPKSTIQKLIRELESEDKIIRIKKSGSYELRVNK, translated from the coding sequence ATGGGATTTCTAAGTAAAATTTTTGCTAAGAAAGAAAGTCAAAATAATTTAGAAAAAAATAATAAATATTCTGCTGTATATTGGAATGATAATATTAATATTCCAAATGAAATTGTCGATTTAATGTGGTTTTATGATGGACCTAGAAAAAATTTATCGTCAAATGAAGAAGTATATAAGAATGAAAATATTTCGTTAATTTTTAGTATCCACGAGCCTTCAGCAATTTCTATCACTCTTCCAATTGGAAATAAAATAAAAGCTTCAAAGCTAGGATACTTCCCTTCTTATGAAAAATTGAATCCAGATGAGCGATACACATATTTAAAGTGGTTAGAAGATATTTCACAACCAATTGATATAGGATATGTATTTATTTTCTATTATGGTCTTGAAAGAAATATTCTAAATAATAGAAATGTTAAAGAATCTGAGGATATGATAATTAAACTTAGAAAATATCATAATAACAGTTCTTTCCAATTCTATTCTAATGATGCATTAATTTTATCATCTGTAATAAGAAAAGATTTTGATTTACTTAATTTTACTATAAATCAAAATAGTGATTTTGCAACGAAATTATCTTTTAAGGCATTTAAAAATAAATTTCTTTCAGCCTATGATATTTACGACATTGGAAAATCTTCTACTAAATATGTAAATAGAAGATATATAAATTCCAATCCTAATGAATTTATATTAGTGATAAAAAATGTTTTAATAAAACTATTCAATGAAGATATTTATGATATTAGTCACATAAATGTAAATGATGTCCCATTAGATATAGATATTGTTATAGCCAACTACTCTATTGAATCAGAGTTGAGAAGCATAAAAATGCCTAATATTTTAGGGAATACTATAATTGATGGTACTATAAAACAAATTTTAGAAAATAGTAATGAAATTGTAAAAATACTTCTAAAAGAATCAAAAAAAATCTCTAATAATGAAGATGTTTTTAACGATAATCATATACGCTCAATTATAGACCTACAAAATATTCAATTAAAACAAATAGAATATAAAATTTCAAATATTTATGTTGGAAGCAAATCAAAGGAAAATCCAAAATTTAGTAGAACAGAAAAAGAAGATAAACTTTCTCATGAATTTTCTTTAAAATATAGTTCTCAAATTTCAAATCAAGAGGATAAAATATATAAGGCTAGTTGGAAGGTTGCAGATTTAGATACCAGGGATAAAAAAATAAATCAGTATAAAAAGTGTCTTGACTTATATGAAAATTTTAAAGATTTTTGTTATAGTAAAGGCGATGGTGGAAAAATATATTTTGATGATATGTGGGAGCATTGTCATAACTCCTCCGACCCGTGTTTTAGTTTTGGTGATAGAGAACGTGATAGGATGAACGAGTTAATAAAAGAAAGAGATATATATTTACCAGGTATTTTAGATACAATAAATAAAAATGATGGAGTTATACAAAAAGATATATATACTCTACTTCCTGACATTCCAAAAAGCACTATACAAAAGCTTATAAGAGAATTAGAATCTGAAGATAAAATAATTAGAATTAAAAAAAGTGGTAGTTATGAATTAAGAGTTAATAAATAA